GAGGAGGCGCCGGCGACCTGGCACCGGACATAGGCGACGGCAGGGCTGTCCGGCCCCGCGGCCGTCGAGTGCTCCGAGTAACCGAGGATGCCGACGGTGACACCGGCCGTGCGCAGGGCGTCGGTGAGGGCGGCGAGCGGACCGTTGCCCGCACCCTTGCCGGAGTACTCCCGGCCGTCGGCACGCAGCACACAGCTGAACTCATGTGCGCCCGGCGCCGGTTCGGCGGTGCTCCAGGAGAGCATCTCGACCCGGCCGCCCCCGGCGGGAGCGAGGTACGTGGCTCGGAACAGCTCCCACAGCTCCTCGGCGGAGAGCTCCCGGCCGGTCGCGTCGGCGACCCGCTGCACCTCCCGGGAGAAGTCGGGGCGCATGGCCGAAGGGAGGTCCAGTCCGTACCGGGACCGCAGCATATGGGCGATCCCGCCCTTGCCCGACTGGGAGTTGATGCGGATGACCTCCTCGTACGTCCGCCCGATGTCACCCGGGTCGATGGGCAGGTACGGCACCTCCCACGCCAGGGCGTCCGCCGGCACGCCCTCTGCGGCGGCACGCTCCGCGTGACGGGCCAGCCCCTTGGAGATCGCGTCCTGATGGGTACCCGAGAACGCGGTGTGGACCAGCTCCCCGCCGTAGGGGTGGCGGGGGTGCACCGGGAGGCGGTTGCAGTGCTCCACCACCTCCCGTACGGCGTCGATGTCGGAGAAGTCGATCATCGGGTTCACCCCCTGGGCGTACAGGTTGAGCGCCAGGGTGACGAGGTCGACGTTCCCCGTACGCTCACCGTTGCCGAACAGGCAGCCCTCGACGCGCTGCGCACCGGCCAGTACGGCGAGTTCCGCGCAGGCGACCCCGGTGCCCCGGTCGTTGTGCGGGTGGACGGAGAGGATCACCGCGTCCCGGCGGGCCAGATGGCGGTGCATGTACTCGATCTGGTCGGCGTACACGTTGGGGGTGGCGATCTCCACCGTGGCCGGGAGGTTGTGGACGACCGGCCGGTCCGCGCACGCCTCCCACAGCCCGGTCAGGCTGTCGCACACCTCCAGCACGAAGTCCGGCTCGGTCAGGTTGAAGACCTCAGGGGAGAACTCGAACCGGATGTCCGCGCCCGGCCGTTCCTCCGCGCGCCGCATCAGATGCGTGGCGGCGTCCAGGATCATCGCGTGCAGCCCGGCCCGGGACCGGGCCAGGACCACATCGCGCCAGACGGGCGCGGTGGCCGTGTAGAGGTGGACGAGCGTGCGCGGGAGCCCCGCGACCGACTCGACCGTGCGGTCGATCAGGTCCCGGCGGGCAGGGGTGAAGACCGACACCGTCACGTCGTCCGGTACCGCGCCGCTCTCCGCCAGGTGCCGGACGAAGCCGAAGTCGGTCTCACTGGCGGACGGGTAACCGACCTCGATCTCCTTGAAGCCCATGGCGACCAGGAGGTCGAACATCCGGCGCTTGCGCGTGGTGTCCATGGGCTCGGCCAGCGCCTGGTTGCCGTCCCGCAGGTCCACCGGCACCCACAGCGGGGCCTCGGTCAGCCGGGCCGACGGCCAGGAGCGGTCGGCCAGGGGCAGGGCCACCCGGTCATGGGCCGGGCGGTAACGGTGGTGCGGCATCGCACTGGGACGCTGCGGATTCCACGCCGGGGCACGGTCGGGAACACCGCCGGAGGGGGTACGCAGGGTGGGGAACGCCGTGGCCCCGGGGGGCACGGGCACAGTCGCGGTCACAGGGAACTTCCTTCGTCGGCCGTCGGACGACCGGCGCGGCACGACCACCGCTGCGGGGAGCCGGTCGTCTCAGGCCCCGCAGCGGCGACCGAGAAGAAGGACCTCGCGCTGTGGCATGCCGGGTACAGTAGGGCAAAGGAACTCCTCAGACAAGCTGAGGTGTGAGGAGAGGCGGACGGCATGTCACCGAGCGGATCCGGCGGTCTCGGAGTCCTGCGGCCGTCACCGCTGGTCGAGCAGGCCACCGAGCGGCTGCGGGAGCAGATCACCGGCGGCGCCTGGCCGGTGGGCACGAAGCTGCCCGGCGAGACCACGCTCGCCGCGTCCCTGGGGGTCGGCCGCTCCACCGTCCGCGAGGCCCTCCGGGCGCTCGCCGGGGCCGGCCTCGTCCAGGCGCGCCAGGGCGCCGGTGTCTTCGTCATCGCGACCGAGGCCCAGGAGGACTGGGCCACCCAGCTGCGCCGGGCCGCCGTCACCGACGTCTACGAGGTCCGCATGCTCATCGAGGTCGAGGCCGCCCAACTCGCCGCGACCCGGCGCACCGAGGACGACGTGCGCGCCCTGGAAGCCGCCCTGGCCGGGCGGCGCGCGGCCGGGGACGCGGACGACGCCGCGTTCGTCGACGCCGACATCGCCCTGCACGCCGCCGTCGTCGCCGCCGCGCACAACCCCGTACTGACCGACCTGTTCACCCGGTTCGTCCCCGCCCTGCGCCGGGGCCTCATCGACATGCTCGGCCTCCTCGCCCTGCGCGCCACCGAACCGGACCACGGCGACGCGGGGCACGCCGCTCTGGTGGACGCCGTCAGGACGGGCGACGCGGACCGCGCGGGCGGCATCCTGCGGGGCGAACTGGCGGGGACCCTGGAGCGGTTGCGGACGGTGTGAGGCACCGCGCGGCACCGGCGGGCCCAGGAGCGGCCCTCGGCCGCCTCCCCCTCGGACGACGTGGCGTTCCCGCCCGGCGGGCGCAGGGCGCTCCGGGGCGTACGAGCACGCCGGGCCGCCGGGGCGAGGGGACGGGCGGCAACCGAAGGCCCCCAGGCGCGCGGGCGGGCCGGTGCACCGTACGCGGCCGGCCCGCCGAAGCCTCACCCGGTGGCTCCGGCCGTATGCGCGAGAGCCAGTTCCGCGAGCCGGGGGAGAGCATCCGGGGCCAGCCGCGGCAGGAGCGGCAGCGCGTACCGCCAGTGCTCGCCCGC
This DNA window, taken from Streptomyces nitrosporeus, encodes the following:
- the leuA gene encoding 2-isopropylmalate synthase, which gives rise to MPHHRYRPAHDRVALPLADRSWPSARLTEAPLWVPVDLRDGNQALAEPMDTTRKRRMFDLLVAMGFKEIEVGYPSASETDFGFVRHLAESGAVPDDVTVSVFTPARRDLIDRTVESVAGLPRTLVHLYTATAPVWRDVVLARSRAGLHAMILDAATHLMRRAEERPGADIRFEFSPEVFNLTEPDFVLEVCDSLTGLWEACADRPVVHNLPATVEIATPNVYADQIEYMHRHLARRDAVILSVHPHNDRGTGVACAELAVLAGAQRVEGCLFGNGERTGNVDLVTLALNLYAQGVNPMIDFSDIDAVREVVEHCNRLPVHPRHPYGGELVHTAFSGTHQDAISKGLARHAERAAAEGVPADALAWEVPYLPIDPGDIGRTYEEVIRINSQSGKGGIAHMLRSRYGLDLPSAMRPDFSREVQRVADATGRELSAEELWELFRATYLAPAGGGRVEMLSWSTAEPAPGAHEFSCVLRADGREYSGKGAGNGPLAALTDALRTAGVTVGILGYSEHSTAAGPDSPAVAYVRCQVAGASSDPVVAWGAGWDTSVLTASVRSVLAAVNRALGDRP
- a CDS encoding FadR/GntR family transcriptional regulator, encoding MSPSGSGGLGVLRPSPLVEQATERLREQITGGAWPVGTKLPGETTLAASLGVGRSTVREALRALAGAGLVQARQGAGVFVIATEAQEDWATQLRRAAVTDVYEVRMLIEVEAAQLAATRRTEDDVRALEAALAGRRAAGDADDAAFVDADIALHAAVVAAAHNPVLTDLFTRFVPALRRGLIDMLGLLALRATEPDHGDAGHAALVDAVRTGDADRAGGILRGELAGTLERLRTV